Proteins from one Chroococcidiopsis sp. CCMEE 29 genomic window:
- a CDS encoding chorismate lyase, with amino-acid sequence MTVIIKPANNLTLPKAWHCLTPLWQGGEEIVQKGLPHTQLAPAWQLLILGDGSPTRHLQLLTGEPTEVDVIDMSLIGMDLDGAPELIQAVPGPRLRRQVWLRTLSGQRLAYAASWWEASHVDEYLQNRALPIWASLTRLRTELYRDVQGIHYGNSSALESAFEQPGPFWGRHYLFWHHRKPLTLIYEVFSPYLTKYLGSIQLG; translated from the coding sequence TTGACTGTAATTATTAAACCGGCAAACAACTTGACGCTGCCAAAAGCTTGGCACTGCCTCACACCACTTTGGCAAGGGGGCGAAGAAATCGTTCAAAAAGGTTTGCCTCACACTCAGCTAGCACCTGCTTGGCAACTGCTAATCCTAGGAGACGGATCTCCTACACGGCATCTGCAACTGCTAACAGGTGAACCAACGGAAGTGGATGTTATTGATATGTCTTTGATTGGTATGGACTTAGACGGTGCCCCGGAGCTAATTCAAGCCGTACCAGGACCAAGACTAAGGCGGCAGGTGTGGCTTCGTACTCTATCCGGTCAACGATTGGCTTATGCTGCATCCTGGTGGGAAGCTAGCCATGTGGATGAGTATTTGCAGAATCGGGCTTTGCCGATTTGGGCTAGCTTGACTCGCCTACGCACAGAGTTGTATCGGGATGTACAGGGGATTCATTACGGTAACTCCTCTGCTTTAGAGTCAGCTTTTGAACAGCCAGGTCCATTTTGGGGTCGCCACTACCTGTTCTGGCATCACAGAAAGCCGCTAACACTGATTTATGAGGTTTTCTCCCCTTACTTAACAAAATATCTAGGTTCCATCCAGTTGGGTTAA
- the purF gene encoding amidophosphoribosyltransferase, which translates to MIPYNPPTENLKDEGIKMNEELIHPSDKPEEACGVFGVYAPGEDVAKLTYFGLYALQHRGQESAGIATFDGEKIHLHKEMGLVSQVFNESNLNQLPGSIAVGHTRYSTTGSSRVVNAQPAVVETRLGSLALAHNGNLVNTAQLREELLQRQYNLITSTDSELIAFAIAEEINAGKQWLEGAISAFQRCQGAFSLVIGVPEGVMGVRDPNGIRPLVIGTVGSNPYRYVLASETCGLDIIGADYLRDVEPGEMVWITEEGLASFHWAQQPQRKLCIFEMIYFARPDSVMHSESLYSYRLRLGRQLAIESPADADIVIGVPDSGVPAAIGFSQASGIPYAEGLIKNRYVGRTFIQPTQTMRESGIRMKLNPLKDVLAGKRVVIVDDSIVRGTTSRKLVQALRDAGALEVHMRVSSPPVTHPCFYGIDTDSQDQLIAATKSVAEIAEQIEVDSLAYLSHQGMLKATQEDPNSFCSACFTGDYPVPIPETVKRSKLILERSVV; encoded by the coding sequence ATGATCCCCTACAATCCCCCCACCGAAAATCTGAAGGATGAAGGTATAAAAATGAATGAAGAATTAATTCATCCTTCCGACAAGCCAGAGGAAGCCTGTGGTGTTTTTGGTGTCTATGCACCAGGGGAAGACGTTGCCAAACTGACCTACTTTGGCTTATATGCCCTTCAGCACCGAGGGCAGGAGTCAGCTGGGATTGCCACGTTTGATGGAGAAAAAATTCACCTGCATAAAGAAATGGGGCTAGTGTCCCAGGTCTTTAATGAGTCAAACTTGAATCAGTTGCCGGGCAGCATAGCTGTGGGTCACACTCGTTACTCAACCACAGGCTCCAGCCGTGTCGTCAATGCTCAGCCCGCTGTAGTCGAAACTCGCTTAGGCTCTTTGGCTTTAGCTCATAACGGTAATTTAGTCAATACCGCCCAACTGCGTGAGGAACTGCTCCAGCGTCAATATAACTTAATCACTTCCACAGATTCCGAATTAATTGCCTTTGCGATCGCCGAAGAAATTAATGCTGGCAAACAATGGTTGGAGGGAGCAATTTCTGCTTTTCAACGCTGCCAAGGAGCTTTTAGTCTAGTGATTGGCGTCCCAGAAGGTGTCATGGGTGTACGTGACCCCAACGGCATTCGTCCCTTAGTCATTGGCACCGTGGGTAGTAACCCCTATCGCTATGTCCTTGCCTCTGAAACCTGTGGTCTAGATATCATTGGTGCTGATTACTTACGGGATGTAGAACCGGGAGAGATGGTTTGGATCACTGAGGAAGGATTAGCCTCCTTTCACTGGGCGCAACAACCCCAGCGTAAGCTCTGTATTTTTGAAATGATTTACTTTGCTCGACCTGATAGCGTTATGCATAGTGAGAGCCTTTATAGCTACAGGCTACGGCTAGGACGGCAGCTGGCTATAGAATCTCCGGCTGATGCCGATATTGTGATTGGTGTTCCCGATTCTGGTGTGCCAGCTGCCATTGGCTTTTCCCAAGCCTCCGGTATTCCCTATGCTGAAGGACTGATTAAAAATCGCTACGTAGGTCGCACCTTTATTCAGCCGACTCAAACAATGCGGGAATCAGGTATCCGCATGAAACTTAATCCCCTCAAAGATGTGCTGGCTGGGAAACGAGTCGTGATTGTAGATGACTCAATTGTCCGGGGTACGACCAGCCGCAAACTTGTGCAAGCACTCCGAGATGCTGGAGCGCTTGAGGTGCATATGCGCGTGTCCTCTCCGCCAGTAACTCATCCCTGCTTCTATGGCATCGACACTGATAGCCAAGATCAGCTAATTGCTGCTACGAAGTCAGTGGCAGAGATTGCTGAGCAAATTGAGGTAGACTCTCTCGCCTATCTTAGCCATCAAGGAATGTTGAAAGCGACTCAAGAAGACCCTAATAGTTTTTGCTCCGCCTGTTTTACAGGAGATTACCCGGTACCAATTCCTGAGACGGTTAAGCGTTCTAAATTGATTCTAGAGCGGTCAGTGGTTTGA
- a CDS encoding YggT family protein, with the protein MTTVTLASWILAPFLGLMILLFIFRIVLTWYPQVDLNRFPFNLVAWPTEPFLVPLRKLVPPIGGVDITPILWVGIFSLLREILIGQQGLLTMLS; encoded by the coding sequence ATGACTACTGTTACCCTTGCTAGTTGGATTTTGGCTCCCTTCTTGGGACTGATGATATTGTTGTTTATTTTCCGAATCGTACTTACCTGGTATCCGCAAGTCGATCTCAACCGCTTTCCCTTTAATTTAGTTGCTTGGCCTACCGAACCCTTTTTAGTGCCGTTGCGAAAGCTAGTACCACCGATAGGTGGGGTAGACATCACACCGATCCTTTGGGTCGGCATTTTCAGTCTATTGCGGGAAATTCTGATAGGTCAGCAAGGACTGCTGACCATGCTTTCGTAA
- the accC gene encoding acetyl-CoA carboxylase biotin carboxylase subunit → MRFDKILIANRGEIALRILRTCEEMGIATVAVHSTVDRDALHVQLADETVCIGEAPSSKSYLNIPRIIAAALTRNATAIHPGYGFLAENARFAEICAAHEITFIGPSPEAIRAMGDKSTAKETMIRAGVPTIPGSDGLLRDEKEARAIARKIGYPVMIKATAGGGGRGMRLVREDDELLRLFLAAQGEAEAAFGNPGLYLEKFIERPRHIEFQIMADSYGNVIHLGERDCSIQRRHQKLLEEAPSPALTPELREKMGTAAVMAAKSINYVGAGTVEFLLSQTGEFYFMEMNTRIQVEHPVTEMISGLDLIAEQIRVAEGEKLQLTQDEVMLRGHAIECRINAEDPNHDFRPAPGRISGFLPPGGPGVRIDSHVYTDYQIPPYYDSLIGKLIVWGPDRPTAINRMKRALREFALTGLPTTIGFHQKILETPEFLQGEVYTNFVEQVMSPRK, encoded by the coding sequence ATGCGCTTTGACAAAATATTAATTGCTAACCGTGGGGAAATTGCCCTCCGAATTCTCCGCACCTGTGAAGAAATGGGAATTGCTACCGTTGCGGTTCACTCTACAGTTGACCGCGATGCTCTCCACGTTCAACTTGCTGATGAAACAGTTTGCATCGGCGAAGCTCCTAGTAGCAAAAGCTATCTAAATATCCCCAGGATTATTGCAGCTGCCTTAACTCGCAACGCCACTGCCATCCACCCTGGCTATGGCTTTTTAGCCGAAAACGCCCGGTTTGCTGAAATCTGTGCTGCTCACGAGATTACGTTTATTGGGCCTTCCCCAGAAGCAATTCGGGCAATGGGGGATAAATCAACTGCCAAGGAAACCATGATCAGGGCTGGAGTACCCACTATACCCGGAAGTGATGGGTTGCTCAGAGACGAAAAGGAAGCGCGGGCGATCGCTCGTAAAATTGGCTATCCTGTCATGATCAAAGCCACTGCCGGTGGCGGCGGACGGGGGATGCGGCTGGTGCGAGAGGATGACGAACTTCTCAGGCTGTTTTTAGCTGCACAAGGCGAGGCTGAGGCAGCCTTTGGTAATCCTGGTCTTTATCTAGAGAAGTTTATCGAGCGCCCCCGCCATATTGAATTTCAAATTATGGCTGATAGCTATGGCAACGTCATTCATCTAGGCGAGCGCGACTGCTCAATTCAGCGTCGCCACCAGAAGCTCTTAGAAGAAGCGCCTAGCCCAGCTCTCACCCCAGAACTACGGGAAAAAATGGGTACAGCCGCCGTCATGGCTGCCAAGTCAATTAACTACGTGGGGGCAGGTACAGTCGAGTTTCTCCTCTCTCAAACCGGAGAGTTTTATTTCATGGAAATGAACACCCGAATTCAAGTTGAGCATCCTGTCACAGAAATGATCTCCGGACTTGACTTAATTGCGGAACAAATCCGGGTAGCCGAAGGTGAAAAACTCCAACTAACTCAAGACGAGGTGATGCTTCGGGGACATGCGATCGAGTGCCGGATCAACGCTGAAGACCCAAATCACGACTTTCGGCCTGCTCCCGGGCGGATTAGTGGCTTTCTACCGCCAGGGGGTCCGGGTGTGCGGATAGATTCCCACGTCTACACCGATTATCAAATTCCTCCCTATTACGACTCCTTGATTGGCAAGTTAATTGTTTGGGGACCAGACCGCCCTACTGCAATTAACCGGATGAAACGGGCCTTGCGGGAGTTTGCGCTCACAGGCTTACCAACTACGATTGGCTTTCACCAAAAGATTCTGGAGACCCCAGAGTTTTTGCAGGGTGAAGTCTATACCAATTTTGTCGAGCAAGTGATGTCACCACGCAAGTGA
- a CDS encoding ScpA family protein, with translation MDAAKIFEGIALLIDLAQRGEIDPWDVQVIEVIDRYLSKIITAEVTPGAYEADLSQSGQAFLSASMLVLFKANTLIELESPDTELDSSEDDFLLEGEDGVGTRLRLPLEQQLSRRPAALPPQKRRVTLKELIDQLQLIATQLQLSEEAMALSGKTPRTRRLDSRSRAQAARATLELAHQENLTEVAGELEQFFNRHSHHILAQEQDWLNLDQLVELWTYTKQAAAMPSSIQYRNQIDGQKHPELSSPQLPAQRHERVSVFWALLLLSAQSKVELSQEEFYQDIKIRALLNSALSEG, from the coding sequence ATGGACGCTGCCAAAATTTTTGAAGGAATAGCGCTCTTAATTGATCTGGCACAACGAGGAGAAATTGATCCTTGGGATGTTCAGGTGATTGAGGTGATTGATCGCTACTTGAGCAAAATTATTACAGCCGAGGTAACACCGGGAGCATATGAAGCGGATTTATCTCAATCCGGTCAAGCTTTTTTGTCGGCATCGATGCTGGTGTTATTCAAAGCCAACACCTTGATCGAGCTTGAATCACCGGACACTGAACTAGACTCATCAGAAGATGATTTTCTGCTAGAGGGTGAAGACGGGGTAGGAACTAGGCTGCGGCTGCCTCTAGAGCAGCAGTTAAGCCGTCGTCCAGCCGCTTTGCCGCCCCAAAAACGCCGGGTAACACTCAAGGAGTTGATAGATCAGCTGCAGTTAATCGCCACCCAGCTACAACTTTCTGAAGAAGCGATGGCGCTTTCCGGCAAAACTCCACGCACTCGTCGCCTAGATTCACGCTCTCGCGCTCAAGCCGCTCGTGCGACGCTAGAGTTGGCGCATCAGGAAAATCTGACCGAAGTTGCTGGGGAACTGGAGCAATTTTTCAATCGTCACTCGCACCATATTTTGGCTCAGGAACAGGATTGGCTGAACCTGGATCAGCTGGTAGAGTTATGGACTTATACAAAGCAGGCAGCAGCAATGCCATCTTCTATCCAGTACCGCAATCAAATTGACGGGCAGAAACATCCTGAACTGTCTTCGCCTCAACTGCCAGCACAACGGCACGAGCGAGTCAGTGTTTTCTGGGCGTTGCTACTGCTATCGGCTCAATCCAAAGTAGAGTTATCCCAAGAGGAGTTTTACCAAGACATTAAGATTCGGGCGCTCTTAAACTCAGCGCTGAGTGAGGGCTAA
- the rlmD gene encoding 23S rRNA (uracil(1939)-C(5))-methyltransferase RlmD, giving the protein MSATQLPNSTDLNHSESSAGTLGDRTPDQWQQGETVEVDITNLNDDGDGVGRWRDRVVFVPDTVPGDRALVRLVRVKPQYAYGKLQKLLEPSDHRIRPRCIVADKCGGCQWQHISYEYQLSAKRNQVLQALERIGGFSNPPVDPVLAAPDSLGYRNKATYPLGISAISQVQAGYYQKGSHQLINLNQCPVQDSRLNPLLAEVKRDIQQRGWRVYEEQRHKGQVRHLSLRIGRRTGEMLLTLVVKDWIPEIEAQAQEWLNHYPQLVGVSLNRNPERTNAIFGSETRCVAGKAYLLEQFAGLEFQVRPDTFFQVYTESAEALLQVILQQLNLQGNEMLVDAYCGIGTLTLPLARRVGQAIGLEVQPEAVQQAQLNAQSNGISNVTFQVGQVEKLLPRLGIVPDIVLLDPPRKGCDRIVIDTLRQSLSRRIVYVSCKPATLARDLKLLCQGGKYRLTRVQPADFFPQTAHVECAAFLERVEG; this is encoded by the coding sequence GTGTCTGCTACCCAGTTGCCTAATTCTACAGATCTCAATCACAGCGAATCATCTGCGGGGACGCTTGGCGATCGCACTCCAGACCAATGGCAGCAGGGTGAAACAGTTGAAGTAGACATTACTAATTTGAATGATGATGGTGACGGAGTGGGACGTTGGCGCGATCGCGTGGTGTTTGTACCCGATACTGTACCGGGCGATCGCGCTTTAGTTCGACTAGTGAGGGTAAAACCTCAATACGCCTACGGGAAGCTACAAAAGCTGCTAGAACCATCTGACCATCGAATTCGCCCCAGATGCATTGTTGCTGATAAATGTGGTGGTTGCCAGTGGCAGCATATTTCTTATGAGTATCAGTTGTCAGCAAAACGAAATCAGGTACTCCAAGCCCTCGAACGTATTGGCGGATTTAGTAACCCTCCAGTTGATCCAGTTTTAGCCGCTCCTGACTCCTTAGGCTATCGCAATAAAGCTACCTATCCTCTGGGTATATCAGCTATTAGTCAAGTTCAAGCTGGTTACTATCAAAAAGGAAGTCACCAGCTAATTAACCTGAATCAATGTCCAGTCCAAGACTCGCGCTTAAATCCACTACTGGCAGAGGTAAAGCGGGATATTCAGCAAAGGGGTTGGAGAGTGTATGAAGAACAGCGTCACAAAGGGCAAGTACGCCACCTGTCACTGCGAATTGGTCGTCGTACTGGGGAAATGCTGCTGACGTTGGTGGTAAAAGATTGGATACCGGAAATTGAAGCTCAAGCACAGGAGTGGTTAAACCACTATCCTCAGTTAGTCGGTGTGTCTCTGAATCGGAATCCTGAACGCACAAATGCCATTTTTGGCTCTGAAACCCGCTGTGTAGCTGGGAAAGCTTACTTACTGGAGCAGTTTGCTGGGCTTGAGTTCCAGGTGCGTCCTGATACTTTCTTCCAAGTCTATACAGAGTCAGCCGAGGCGTTGTTGCAAGTGATTTTGCAACAGTTGAACCTGCAAGGAAATGAGATGCTAGTTGATGCCTACTGTGGCATTGGGACATTAACCTTACCATTGGCGCGGCGAGTGGGGCAAGCAATTGGTTTGGAGGTACAACCAGAAGCTGTGCAACAAGCTCAGCTAAATGCCCAGAGCAATGGCATTAGTAATGTGACATTTCAAGTTGGGCAGGTAGAGAAATTGCTGCCCCGACTGGGAATTGTGCCGGATATTGTGCTGCTCGATCCACCGCGTAAGGGATGCGATCGCATCGTCATCGACACCCTACGGCAATCCTTGTCCCGTCGGATCGTTTACGTCAGTTGTAAACCTGCTACCCTTGCTCGCGACCTAAAACTACTTTGTCAAGGGGGGAAATACCGTTTAACTAGGGTACAACCTGCAGATTTCTTTCCTCAAACTGCTCATGTGGAGTGTGCCGCTTTCCTTGAAAGGGTTGAGGGTTGA
- a CDS encoding NDP-sugar synthase yields the protein MKAMILAAGKGTRVRPITYTIPKPLIPILQKPVMEFLLELLRQHGFDQIMVNVSHLANEIENYFRDGQRFGVQIAYSFEGRIVDGALVGEAIGSAGGMRKIQDFSPFFDDTFVVLCGDALIDLDLTAAVKWHKAKGAIATVIMKSVPREEVSSYGIVVTDELGRVKAFQEKPKVEEALSTNISTGIYIFEPEVLNYIPSGQQYDIGSQLFPKLVEMNAPFYGLVMDFEWVDIGKVPDYWQAIRSVLLGEIKNVDIPGHEVAPGIYTGLNVAVNWDKVDIKGPVYIGGMTRIEDGAKIVGPTMIGPNCWICGGATVDNSVIFEYSRLGPGVRLVDKLVFGRYCVDKTGASIDVQAAALDWLITDTRQVLPSQPAIERQAIAELLGIEAS from the coding sequence ATGAAAGCCATGATTCTGGCAGCTGGTAAGGGTACTCGCGTTCGTCCTATTACCTATACAATTCCTAAGCCGCTGATTCCCATCCTGCAAAAACCAGTGATGGAATTTCTTCTAGAACTGCTACGCCAGCATGGTTTTGACCAAATTATGGTCAATGTTAGCCACCTAGCTAATGAAATTGAAAACTATTTCCGCGACGGGCAGCGTTTTGGAGTGCAGATTGCTTATTCCTTCGAGGGGCGGATTGTGGATGGCGCTCTCGTCGGGGAAGCAATTGGTTCTGCTGGCGGGATGCGAAAGATCCAGGACTTTTCACCTTTTTTTGACGATACCTTTGTGGTGTTGTGCGGTGATGCTTTGATTGACCTGGATTTAACAGCGGCGGTGAAGTGGCATAAAGCCAAAGGGGCGATCGCAACCGTAATTATGAAATCGGTTCCTCGTGAGGAAGTTTCCAGCTATGGCATTGTCGTAACTGATGAGTTAGGTCGCGTCAAAGCATTTCAGGAAAAGCCTAAGGTTGAAGAAGCTCTTAGCACTAATATCAGCACTGGGATTTATATTTTCGAGCCAGAGGTGTTGAATTATATCCCTTCTGGTCAACAATATGACATCGGCAGCCAGCTGTTTCCCAAGCTGGTAGAAATGAATGCGCCTTTTTACGGGCTGGTAATGGACTTTGAATGGGTAGATATTGGCAAAGTCCCAGACTATTGGCAGGCGATTCGCAGTGTGTTGTTGGGCGAAATTAAAAATGTTGATATTCCAGGGCATGAAGTTGCTCCTGGTATTTACACTGGGCTGAATGTGGCTGTGAACTGGGACAAGGTAGATATCAAAGGTCCAGTTTACATTGGCGGCATGACTCGGATTGAGGACGGTGCCAAAATCGTCGGACCCACCATGATTGGTCCTAATTGTTGGATTTGTGGCGGTGCTACGGTCGATAACAGTGTCATATTTGAGTACTCTCGCCTGGGACCGGGAGTACGTCTGGTTGACAAGCTGGTGTTTGGGCGTTACTGCGTGGATAAGACCGGCGCATCGATTGACGTCCAAGCAGCTGCCTTAGACTGGCTGATTACCGATACCAGACAGGTACTACCATCCCAACCAGCAATAGAGCGGCAAGCGATCGCTGAATTATTAGGCATAGAAGCAAGTTAG
- the purL gene encoding phosphoribosylformylglycinamidine synthase subunit PurL, producing the protein MSVSTSAPFSPEEIASEGLKLEEYEEIVRRLGRHPNQAELGMFGVMWSEHCCYKNSRPLLKQFPTTGDRILVGPGENAGVVDLGDGLRLAFKIESHNHPSAVEPFQGAATGVGGILRDIFTMGARPIALLNSLRFGSLEDARTKRLFNGVVSGIAHYGNCVGVPTVGGEVYFDPAYSGNPLVNVMALGLMETAEIVKSGASGIGNPVLYVGSTTGRDGMGGASFASAELSDESEQDRPAVQVGDPFLEKSLIEACLEAFKTGAVVAAQDMGAAGITCSTSEMAAKGGVGIELDLDKIPVRETGMVPYEYLLSESQERMLFVAHKGREQELIQIFHRWGLHAVVAGTVIAEPIVRILFRGEIAAEIPAEALAENTPLYHRDLLAEPPEYARKAWEWTPDSLPPSTVAGIEIQGFRTWNEILLTLLDTPTIASKRWVYRQYDHQVQNNTITVPGGADAAVIRLRPDPVRAGLSDIPADKQTIGSNPPLPFLPTKGVAATVDCNPRYVYLDPYEGAKAVVAEAARNLSCVGAEPLAVTDNLNFGSPEKPVGYWQLAEACRGLAEACQELNTPVTGGNVSLYNETLDPAGQPQPIYPTPVVGMVGLIPDLTRVCGQAWQAEGDLIYLLGLPIKSKITLGGSEYLATIHGTVAGRPPQVDFNLERRVQAACREGIRQGWIRSAHDCAEGGMAIALAEACISSQLGAEINLGLTSAELEKQSFRWDCILFAEGGARILVSVSPAQQVLWESYLTQHLGTDWQKIGQVGSADTFLRVFTADSQPLIDARIELMSDGFFNAIERRLTVPVTISS; encoded by the coding sequence ATGTCAGTCTCTACATCTGCCCCTTTTTCCCCTGAAGAAATTGCCAGTGAAGGTTTGAAGCTGGAAGAGTATGAAGAAATTGTCCGACGGCTGGGGCGGCACCCCAATCAGGCCGAACTAGGAATGTTCGGGGTAATGTGGTCTGAGCATTGCTGTTACAAAAATTCTCGACCGTTGCTCAAACAATTTCCGACTACAGGCGATCGAATTCTTGTCGGTCCCGGAGAAAACGCAGGTGTAGTCGATTTAGGCGACGGGCTACGACTAGCTTTTAAAATTGAATCCCACAACCACCCTTCGGCGGTTGAACCATTCCAAGGAGCTGCCACAGGAGTGGGAGGCATCCTACGGGATATCTTTACGATGGGAGCGCGTCCCATTGCCCTTTTGAACTCCCTACGCTTCGGTTCTTTGGAAGATGCTCGCACCAAGCGGCTATTTAATGGTGTTGTCTCCGGCATAGCCCACTATGGTAACTGTGTCGGGGTACCTACAGTTGGCGGTGAGGTTTACTTTGACCCAGCTTATTCTGGCAATCCCCTAGTAAACGTGATGGCACTGGGATTGATGGAAACGGCAGAAATTGTCAAATCTGGGGCATCTGGAATTGGCAACCCAGTGCTTTATGTTGGTTCCACCACAGGACGGGATGGCATGGGAGGCGCTAGTTTTGCCAGTGCGGAACTCAGTGATGAGTCAGAACAAGACCGCCCAGCGGTGCAGGTGGGCGACCCCTTTTTAGAAAAGTCTTTAATTGAAGCTTGCCTAGAGGCATTCAAAACTGGGGCTGTAGTCGCTGCTCAAGATATGGGGGCAGCGGGGATCACCTGTTCCACATCGGAGATGGCTGCTAAAGGCGGTGTTGGGATTGAGCTGGATTTAGATAAAATTCCAGTGCGGGAAACAGGGATGGTGCCCTATGAATACCTGCTTTCTGAATCTCAAGAGCGGATGCTGTTCGTTGCCCACAAAGGTAGGGAACAAGAGTTAATTCAGATTTTCCACCGCTGGGGACTGCATGCAGTGGTAGCTGGAACGGTAATTGCTGAGCCAATCGTGCGAATTTTGTTCCGAGGTGAGATTGCAGCCGAAATCCCAGCTGAAGCTTTAGCAGAAAATACGCCACTTTATCACCGAGACTTACTGGCTGAACCACCAGAGTATGCCCGTAAAGCTTGGGAGTGGACACCTGATTCTCTCCCTCCGAGCACAGTAGCTGGGATTGAAATCCAAGGCTTCCGTACCTGGAATGAGATTCTGCTGACGCTGTTGGACACCCCAACCATTGCTTCTAAACGCTGGGTCTATCGCCAGTACGACCACCAGGTACAGAACAATACGATTACTGTTCCCGGTGGTGCAGATGCAGCTGTAATCCGATTACGTCCAGACCCTGTAAGGGCGGGTTTATCAGACATACCTGCAGACAAACAAACAATTGGGTCAAACCCGCCCCTACCATTCCTCCCTACCAAAGGTGTTGCCGCAACAGTAGATTGTAATCCTCGTTACGTCTATCTCGACCCCTACGAAGGAGCCAAGGCAGTAGTAGCAGAAGCTGCCCGAAATCTTAGCTGTGTTGGTGCAGAACCTCTAGCAGTGACAGATAACCTTAATTTCGGTAGTCCAGAAAAACCTGTTGGTTACTGGCAGCTGGCAGAAGCTTGTAGAGGTTTAGCAGAAGCGTGCCAGGAATTAAACACCCCAGTCACAGGCGGTAATGTCTCCCTTTATAATGAAACTCTCGATCCGGCTGGTCAGCCTCAGCCCATCTATCCAACACCAGTTGTAGGCATGGTGGGGTTGATTCCTGACTTAACTCGTGTCTGTGGTCAAGCTTGGCAAGCAGAGGGAGATTTAATTTATCTTCTAGGATTGCCGATAAAATCCAAAATCACATTGGGTGGTTCGGAGTATTTAGCAACCATTCACGGCACAGTTGCAGGTAGACCGCCACAAGTGGATTTTAACTTGGAGCGTCGTGTCCAGGCTGCTTGCCGCGAAGGGATTCGTCAAGGTTGGATACGTTCAGCTCACGATTGTGCTGAGGGGGGAATGGCGATCGCACTTGCAGAAGCATGTATTAGCAGTCAGCTAGGAGCGGAAATTAACTTAGGGCTGACTTCAGCCGAGCTGGAAAAGCAATCATTCCGCTGGGATTGCATTCTTTTTGCTGAGGGTGGAGCCAGGATTCTAGTTTCCGTTTCGCCAGCACAGCAAGTCCTTTGGGAATCTTATTTAACACAGCATCTGGGAACTGACTGGCAAAAAATTGGTCAAGTTGGAAGTGCCGACACATTTTTACGGGTTTTTACGGCTGATAGCCAACCCTTAATAGACGCTAGGATCGAATTGATGAGCGATGGCTTCTTCAACGCTATCGAACGGCGTTTAACCGTACCAGTCACTATATCCAGTTAG
- the apcD gene encoding allophycocyanin subunit alpha-B, producing the protein MSVVSQVILNADDELRYPSTGELKNIKDFLQTGEQRMRIAATLAENEKKIVQEASKKLWQKRPDFIAPGGNAYGERQRALCLRDYGWYLRLITYGVLSGDKEPIEKIGLIGVREMYNSLGVPVPGMVESIRCLKQASLGLLSQEDAAEAEPYFDYIIQAMS; encoded by the coding sequence ATGAGCGTAGTTAGCCAAGTTATTCTCAATGCCGATGATGAGCTTCGCTATCCCAGTACTGGCGAACTCAAGAACATTAAAGATTTTTTACAAACTGGTGAGCAGCGGATGCGGATTGCCGCTACGCTAGCTGAAAACGAGAAAAAGATTGTTCAGGAAGCCAGTAAGAAGTTATGGCAGAAACGCCCCGACTTTATTGCACCTGGTGGAAATGCCTATGGTGAACGCCAGCGGGCGCTGTGTCTACGCGACTATGGCTGGTACTTGCGTTTAATTACCTACGGAGTGCTTTCCGGCGACAAAGAACCAATTGAAAAGATTGGTCTAATTGGCGTGCGGGAAATGTATAACTCGCTAGGCGTTCCCGTTCCTGGTATGGTGGAATCGATCCGCTGCTTGAAGCAAGCCTCTCTCGGTTTACTCAGCCAAGAAGATGCAGCCGAAGCAGAGCCATACTTTGACTACATTATTCAAGCAATGTCCTAA